The Vitis riparia cultivar Riparia Gloire de Montpellier isolate 1030 chromosome 3, EGFV_Vit.rip_1.0, whole genome shotgun sequence genome segment TTGAGAAACTCAAGGAAAAGCTTCCTGGCCAGCACAAGAAAGGTGAAGAGGCTGATCATGCAACTCCAACTGAATGTGCCCCAGACAAACATTCAccagaaaagaaaggaatcttGGAGAAGATAAAGGAGAAGCTGCCAGGATCCCATAAGAATGGAGAAGAGAAGGACAAGGAGAAATAAGATGGAAACTGATTAGGGGACTTGTCTTCAGGATATTGACTGTGTTGTTGGCTTGTTAGGCTGTGTTTTTCTGGAACGCTTCCAGTGCTTGTATGTATTTGATTTGGTGATTTTGGTTTCTTAACTGTTTTTCTAGGGTGTTATTGTATTTGCATCTAGGCCAGCGAGTTTGAATCTTAAACCAACTTAAATGGGAAATTTGGAAGTCTAGAATAGCATCATTGCATTTCTCATGTGGCATATCCATCACCCAGCTACATAAGTTATCTACAATTAAAAGGGAGGAAAATACCTAGTCAAAGATGGATGGTGATCAAACTACAGCAAGAAAGCACATTTACAACATGGATGGTGATCACACTAACTCTACCCCATTTGAGATTGAGGACATGTCGGGGCTGGATTGAGGTAAAAAGGCAGGGGATCTTCATACCCATCCCTTTTGCAAAAAAAGGATCATTCTACAGGAAGAATGATCCCTTTGGATATTGTTGAGGTGCTCCTGATCTATCTCATACACATTATCCTCATCATGTTAGTAGCATAACTGTTTGAAGAAAACAGAATCTTGGAGGCCACCAGTTTCATTATTCCCCCAAATGAAGtggcttcctttttcttctaatttgTAATGATTTTCAGACGCTGATTCATAGGAAATAGGAAGGTTTAACAAACCGATTCAGCTTATATATTGAACATAGTAATGCAAAAATTAGCTAGCAATCACCATTTTAAACTTCATTCACCAGACGTCTATGATCATTCATTCCTTGTTTATGTAAACAAGAGCCAACAGGAAACCCCTATCGTCCAGTGCAACTGTCATTAGTTTGCCTTAAACTGCTTTCAAGATCTAAAGAAAGGCCTgcaataaatatcaaaaagaCAAGTGCAACTGGCAGGATAGGTTACCGTAAGTTCATGTAAGGAACAAAGTTCGAGCATAAACAGAAACCAATATTTTCTGAGTATTCTAAGATTCATCATCACATTTTTCTACCATCAACAGCAACATTTGATATGAAAAGCCTCCATAAAGATAGCTGAAAGGCAAATGTTTCTTTATATCAAAAAGATATTTTTGCAACAAAACTAATGAAATTTACATTGGGAATAAGgagaaatatattataaatcctAACATTCACTCCTGATATCAGAAGCATCAAATGATGGATCCTACATAATTACAAAGTACATGAAATCTGTAACCCAGAACAAATTCAATAGGCAAAAGGCTAAGAACTGAATTGTCCATTTAAGTCAGCTCAAAACCCTGCAACTGTAAATAAAAGGGCTAGATCATTCACTTGTAAATACAAGAATCTACCAATTTGAGGGGCTTGGCAAGTCTGTCACCTCTTAAAATGACAGGGCATCTGATGCTCTTGAGGAACTTGACCTTCACAAGCCTTCCCAAAATGTATCCCCTCGACCTCATCACAAATGTCAAATTCAGTGGCACTGCTACCTTCTCAAGGTGGTCTTTAGCGCCTCCAACAACCGACACCCCTCCATAGAGTGGCACTTGATGCCCTAGCACCACCATGACTATTGACCTCTGACTCTTCCTTGATTGATAAAACTCCTTCATCTATGGTATTCATTCACTTAAAATCAGACACTCACAACATAACACCTCTAAGGCAATACTAAATTACCAATTAAAAATTTGGTATAAAACCATTAGGGAGTCACttatgaaaaaagaataagTTCAGGTAAGGCTGTCATTGATGCAAAGCCTGCACAGTCCACCTCCTGGCATGCCTTTCCTGGTTGAATTCAGATGGCTTGCAAATTGAAAGAAAACACCACTATAGGAGTTTGAAGTCCTAACATTATTCAATTGATTTATTTCAGTTGTATTACATTAGATGTTAGATTCTTTTAGCCAGCAATTGAAGTTCAAAGCTCTACAAGTTCTAGTTTTCTCTGtatttcttttctcccttttttttttcccacaggCATTTATCCCAAGTGTTAGATGAAGCATACTCTAAGTCCATATTTGGTTGTCCAAAAtactaaaacaagaaaaaataacattaaaaaaaaaatcattttcttatctTTGGTTTAGCATGAAAAATAggtaaagaaaatcaaatataatcaaaacagatttaaaaaaaaaagtacacatttttaatcatttactccatatataaaagaaaaaaataaatgaaaaatctattttccatttttgtaatttttccttccttttttttctatattctttCTTCAGCATTTTCCCCCCATTTTCCAAAAAGCCAAACATATAGTAAGTGATATGACCTACCCATCTACCCTAGTTTTCTCCTTGTAATTATGACAGTTCCTTAAGAATCCAATTTACTTAAAGCAAACAGTCAGAAGGCTTGAGTGCCTTCCCCCTACAAAATGGAAAACCCATtttgttaactatttttttcccttttacaTACTactttcaaaatccatttcTATGGAACTTCTTTATCAAATTCCGGAATGATGGCTATGTGAGCCTGGTTTTTTCAGTGTTGCAGCCTTATACAAGCACTCCAATCAAGGAAACCCTACATATAATTGGTGGTAAGGGCTTTGACCACTGCATCCATACGTCAACATGATAGGCCTCTCAGCGGAGGATTGGACCACCTACAAAATGACCATCTTACCCTAGTACTGACGGTAACCCAATGCATAAAGCAATAGGTAAAACGGACTTTTTAAAACGACTTGCCTGCCCAGAAGCCACCTTGAGCTGGTAATAGTAAAATTCTACAGGAGTGGAGGACACGTGTACGCCGAAGAACGTGGCTGGGTTCCGATACGAAATCCGGATCGTCGAATTCAGCGACAGCATATCTGTGGGCACTCCCGTTTGATCCATCCCCGCCTGTATGTTGAAGCTCCGGAATACCACATTCTGCCAATCACAGCGCAAAACATGGCATTAAAAACACAGGCTGAGTGACCGAGCCAACTCAGCGGGACACCGGAGTGGACACGGTAGACAAAGCACGTACCTCGACGATGATCTTGGGCTTGTACGACCTCCCGGCGCCCCAGAGGATCAACGAGAACACCGTGAAGAGGACGACGAAAGCGAAGGCCAAACAGAGGTACAGCCTGACGCGGCCGTCCGCGGCGGTATAGAAGTCGTCGTCGTCATCGTCATCGTCTTCACCGTCGGCCGCGGCGCGAAGCTCAAGGTCTCGGTGAATCTTCTTCCAGGCGCTGGCATGCTTAGAGTTCTTGACAGAGGCCGAAAATCGGGAGGTGGAGGACTCGCGGGAGTGGTGAATCGGCGAGCAGTGGTAGTGGTGCGGCGAGCCGAGGGGGCTCGAGCCGTACGACATTTTCTCGACGTCGTGCTGCGATGGACTCTGCACGTAGTACAGCGGCCGCCGCGGCGACCGCGGTGGCGACGACGCGTCCAGGCTCGTCACCTCCGAGTCTGACTTGGCGTGCATTGTCACCGCCAttggagagagagggagaggttagggtttagaaactttttctctttctttttatttttgccaCTTTTTGTTCTCTCAATAAATGCTGCGAAAGggataagaaacaaaaatggaatGAAGAAAAACAGAAAGCGTGAGAGGAGAGACTATTTTcagaaaatgtttttcaaaaacaatgagattttttaatttttttcttttggggtgtttttgttattgtttttctaGTAATGCCGGAAAGCAAATGAAAGCAGAAACGGAATACGGAATGAAGAAGAAGCGGAGACTGGAGAGTGAGTAGAGACTAGAGAGTCTCCAGACTTCAGAGTACCCTCTGAAAACGTTTTTCAAAAACAGCGAGAGAGGCGGTACGGCAATGTTTGCTTATACAACGGACATTTGTGCCGGACTATGATGCGCCGTTGTGCGTATTGTCCACGCTTTTCATGCTTCTCGAGTCCTACGTTGTTTCGACCGTCTTACTCCACGCGCCGAATGTTTTGAGGCGAAGAAAATGCGTTGGGAGGGATGATTAGGCGAATGAGATGGAGCGTGCCGTACACGCTCTTTGGAAGGTGTCTTATGTAAATGAGAGGGTTGGGCTGGTCCATTGTTCTACGACCCATGTCACATGCGGTTGGACTTGGGACATATTTTGATGGATTTCTTCTATTGTCCCccctttatttcttttaacccttttggtatttttttaaatattttttaattaattgattatcaattttgagaaaaaattatGGCTTAATTAGTTAATGGACGTTAGATATTGAGAGAGAGTTGAAAAGGATTCTAAGATCACATCTCAAGGTCGGTTAAGTTGGTCCCATTTGACATGCCCGTGACTTCTTCTTacatttctaaaatataaaatattcaaaacatAATCAATCCCATATTGTCAAAATGACCccatgtttttaaaacaaaaaaataaaaaaatagaaacgttttttccaataaaaatacCCTTCATGGAATATTTTTATACCCATTTCCCATCAAAacacttttagatttatatACAATCTAGTAAAGGGTATTTTGGTacatttgaaattatatttataatttcaagGCCACggatttgttttcaaaaatagttctaaaaaaagatttttgaaaattgttctctaataaagtaaatcaatttagatcggttattattattgaattgaaTCTAATCAATCAGTTTCTTCTTTAAgttcaattaatttaattcatatgctaaaaaaaaaattgattacattttggttttattttaatgcCCAAAACCAAACTGACGAAGCCATGTGTCTTTTTGTGCACATAGATTTTGCGAGTCTTGCAATGTAagtaaaaattgtaaaatagtataaaaaataatgttaaacaaaaattttattaaaattaataaaatgtgagggacaatttttattataatattcttttatagaAGAATATATATCtctaattatttcattttgataacATAGATGATAAAtacgttttcttgattttagatATCAATCGAGGATTATAAGTAATTTAAGGCTTGTTTGGTTCctattttcaagaactgttttctattcttgaaaacaaaaaacataaaaaacttgtttggggaATGgagtgtgtttttgttttttgtgttctcaataaccatttttttagaacaataaaaaaatgttttcattatttttttactgttcaaataatagattgttttttgtattttctcttttttttttattttgttttttttaactgttttttgtgtttccatAAAGGTGAGCTTCACTCAACCACCACACCCCCACCCACaaactctttctttttcctcaaattattgaaattaatatatttacgcATTGTGACAAATTCattatttgtttaagaaaattataactagtgtaaaaatttcaaaattgaataattttttttaatttaaatgaattgtgcatatgaaaattatttatatatttataatatcaagttaatggaagaaaacactattaattaaaaaaaataactttcaaacatgttttttattttacttatttaaaaaaaaaaatattaactcaatcaaacatgtttttttttttagaacaaaaattgttctccagaattcagttcccaaatacaattttttaattttaaacacaaaaaactgTTGTCAAATATTGTTTTCcataacatttttcaaaaacaacaatcaaacaaacccttattT includes the following:
- the LOC117911520 gene encoding uncharacterized protein LOC117911520 isoform X1; amino-acid sequence: MAVTMHAKSDSEVTSLDASSPPRSPRRPLYYVQSPSQHDVEKMSYGSSPLGSPHHYHCSPIHHSRESSTSRFSASVKNSKHASAWKKIHRDLELRAAADGEDDDDDDDDFYTAADGRVRLYLCLAFAFVVLFTVFSLILWGAGRSYKPKIIVENVVFRSFNIQAGMDQTGVPTDMLSLNSTIRISYRNPATFFGVHVSSTPVEFYYYQLKVASGQMKEFYQSRKSQRSIVMVVLGHQVPLYGGVSVVGGAKDHLEKVAVPLNLTFVMRSRGYILGRLVKVKFLKSIRCPVILRGDRLAKPLKLVDSCIYK
- the LOC117911520 gene encoding uncharacterized protein LOC117911520 isoform X2, with the protein product MAVTMHAKSDSEVTSLDASSPPRSPRRPLYYVQSPSQHDVEKMSYGSSPLGSPHHYHCSPIHHSRESSTSRFSASVKNSKHASAWKKIHRDLELRAAADGEDDDDDDDDFYTAADGRVRLYLCLAFAFVVLFTVFSLILWGAGRSYKPKIIVENVVFRSFNIQAGMDQTGVPTDMLSLNSTIRISYRNPATFFGVHVSSTPVEFYYYQLKVASGQVVQSSAERPIMLTYGCSGQSPYHQLYVGFP